A window of the Juglans microcarpa x Juglans regia isolate MS1-56 chromosome 5D, Jm3101_v1.0, whole genome shotgun sequence genome harbors these coding sequences:
- the LOC121266506 gene encoding LOW QUALITY PROTEIN: protein BREAST CANCER SUSCEPTIBILITY 2 homolog B-like (The sequence of the model RefSeq protein was modified relative to this genomic sequence to represent the inferred CDS: inserted 1 base in 1 codon) → MSTWQIFSDAGNTFRWETSDRNPQIEPEDDSDSPNATHIYSHYTSSSLPSMSDLLLQGCSKLLDNRGESAGSFPAFQTGLGKLVTVKQSSIAKALSVLGEDTGQVLARDNGCDSSNSLFQTGSGKTVNISSDGLIRAKTLLGLEEDTDDCVSQGYQHSAKPNTPFGWQGLSPLEMGEGVNNSVIKDVRSVPRHSFDSKISSAGSRLKNQGNPNIVQPEMHSSALKPPPIKFHTAGGRSLSVSGDALKRAMSLLGEPELGTFLNEGDADDSIFSXLKGTRLTDTSSNEGNDPRTPFSHEKMENCKNMPNIFISPLRSSSYQGRLPVKSEHIIAGNNLIKEFDAVHHGNACRLNSNASSLEKRLSDGQGGSDTVAKSSLANGVGSRINSFGRTPARPLVDISNTIDTACTNNGQMTSVKRIHGKSSISPFKKPRSSKFSTPLNSTVPFVSNGLSTSTSAPSCCKTGISSRYPFKIPRMYIKEFIKVPPSNQNMLEVLSDQIRCIKSTNAEKYTFHDETGLNCIGPEAFFHMLARTGALEQYASKEWVINHYKWIVWKLACYERYNPTKAAGKFFTASNVLEELKYRYEREVNHGHRSAIKRILEGDASPSLMMVLCISAVCSICDLKNDTSSVAVTGAQNSNATKVELTDGWYAMNAVLDAQLSKQLAAGKLFVGQKLRIWGAGLCGWVGPVSPLEVSRTVSLLLHINGTYRTHWADRLGFCKGVGAPLAFRCIKSNGGPVPLTLVGVRRIYPLLYKERLSNGGSIVRSERMESRMVQLYNQRRSTVVEGIVSEFQRGTKDSNNYNDTDSEGAKILRILETAAEPEVLMAEMSPEQLTSFATYQAKLEATKQSDMEKAIKEAFEGAGLGEREVTPFMRVRVVGLTNKICHGKDSPKEGLITIWNPTDKQQHELAEGQAYSVAGLVPINSDANTLYLQARGSTTKWQPLSSQVTEHFIRFHSPRKSVLLSGLGEVPLSSEFDIAAVVVYVGEVFADPHQRKQWVFVTDGSISESRSEELSNSLLAISFCLSDVDDSSFAPVNSNLAGSTIGFCNLIKRAKDQTNHLWVAEATENSIYFLNLDPPPCSHLKNAAALTQKWAIMSSLTLDKLREKVLFIIGDCKG, encoded by the exons ATGTCTACCTGGCAGATATTCTCCGATGCCGGCAATACCTTCCGGTGGGAAACCTCCGACCGAAATCCCCAAATAGAACCCGAAGATGATTCTGATTCACCAAATGCTACTCATATCTATAGTCACTACACTAGCTCTAGTCTCCCTTCCATGTCCGATCTCCTGCTCCAAG GGTGTTCTAAGCTTCTGGATAATCGCGGTGAAAGTGCGGGGAGCTTTCCAGCATTCCAAACCGGATTGGGAAAATTGGTCACCGTGAAACAGTCTTCGATAGCAAAAGCATTATCTGTTCTTGGCGAAGATACAG GCCAAGTGCTAGCTAGAGATAATGGATGTGATTCCTCAAATTCTCTCTTCCAGACAGGCTCTGGTAAAACAGTCAATATATCTTCAGATGGTCTAATTAGAGCCAAGACATTGTTGGGATTGGAAGAAGATACTGATGATTGCGTTTCTCAAGGCTATCAACATTCAGCAAAACCAAATACGCCATTTGGATGGCAAGGTTTATCTCCTCTAGAAATGGGAGAGGGCGTGAACAATAGTGTGATTAAGGATGTCAGGTCAGTTCCAAGACATTCTTTTGATTCTAAGATTAGTTCAGCAGGAAGTAGATTGAAGAATCAGGGAAACCCAAACATTGTGCAACCCGAAATGCATAGTTCAGCTCTCAAACCACCTCCAATCAAGTTCCATACTGCTGGTGGAAGATCTCTATCTGTCTCTGGTGATGCACTGAAACGTGCAATGAGCCTTCTTGGTGAACCAGAGCTGGGAACTTTCTTGAATGAAGGGGATGCAgatgattcaatttttt ttctcaaaggGACAAGATTGACTGATACTTCATCAAATGAGGGAAATGATCCTCGGACTCCCTTTTCTCAtgagaaaatggaaaattgCAAAAATATGCCAAATATTTTCATATCCCCATTACGGTCGTCTTCTTATCAAGGGCGGTTGCCCGTCAAGTCAGAACATATTATTGCAGGGAATAACTTGATCAAGGAATTTGATGCTGTTCACCATGGCAATGCTTGTAGATTAAACAGTAATGCATCTTCTCTTGAGAAGCGGTTAAGTGATGGCCAAGGTGGTTCCGACACAGTAGCAAAAAGTTCTTTGGCAAATGGTGTCGGTTCAAGGATTAATTCCTTTGGACGGACACCAGCCAGGCCATTGGTTGATATTTCAAATACCATTGACACGGCTTGTACAAATAATGGACAAATGACTAGTGTAAAGAGAATACACGGGAAAAGTTCTATTTCTCCATTCAAAAAGCCCCGCAGCTCCAAATTTTCCACCCCTTTGAATAGTACTGTTCCATTTGTTTCTAATG GTTTATCTACTTCAACATCTGCACCTTCATGCTGCAAAACTGGAATTTCCTCACGCTACCCATTTAAGATTCCAAGAATGTATATTAAGGAATTTATTAAAGTACCTCCGTCAAACCAGAATATG TTGGAGGTTTTGTCAGACCAGATCAGGTGCATCAAATCAACTAATGCAGAAAAGTATACTTTTCATGATGAAACTGGATTAAATTGCATTGGACCAGAAGCTTTTTTCCACATGTTGGCTCGGACCGGAGCATTAGAGCAATATGCTTCAAAAGA GTGGGTCATAAATCACTACAAGTGGATTGTTTGGAAACTGGCATGTTATGAGAGATACAATCCCACTAAAGCTGCTGGAAAATTTTTTACAGCGTCCAATGTGCTCGAGGAATTGAAGTATAg ATACGAAAGAGAAGTCAATCACGGCCACCGCTCTGCAATTAAAAGAATACTGGAAGGGGATGCATCGCCTTCTTTGATGATGGTTCTATGCATTTCGGCAGTTTGCTCAATTTGTGATCTAAAGAATGATACTTCTTCTGTGGCAGTAACTGGGGCTCAAAATAGTAATGCAACAAAGGTTGAACTAACTGATGGGTG GTATGCAATGAATGCTGTTTTGGACGCACAGCTATCAAAGCAGCTTGCTGCCGGAAAACTGTTTGTGGGACAGAAACTTCGG ATCTGGGGAGCAGGATTATGTGGCTGGGTTGGACCTGTTTCACCCCTCGAG GTGTCAAGGACAGTTAGTTTGCTACTGCACATAAATGGGACGTACAGAACTCATTGGGCTGATCGACTGGGATTCT GTAAAGGCGTTGGTGCTCCTTTAGCATTTAGGTGCATTAAGAGTAATGGGGGTCCCGTGCCTCTGACTTTAGTTGGAGTCAGACGGATATACCCTCTCCTCTACAAGGAGAG GTTAAGTAATGGAGGATCTATTGTGAGATCAGAGAGGATGGAGAGTAGAATGGTGCAATTGTACAATCAGAG GCGATCTACTGTTGTAGAGGGCATTGTTTCTGAGTTTCAAAGAGGCACAAAagattcaaataattataatgacACTGATAGTGAAGGAGCAAAAATTTTGAGGATACTTGAGACGGCTGCAGAACCTGAAGTATTAATGGCAGAGATGAGTCCGGAGCAGCTAACCTCTTTTGCTACTTATCAAGCAAAACTAGAG GCAACCAAGCAGTCAGACATGGAGAAAGCAATCAAGGAAGCTTTCGAAGGTGCTGGCTTAGGTGAGAGAGAAGTCACCCCATTTATGAGAGTGAGAGTGGTTGGATTAACAAATAAAATCTGTCACGGAAAGGACAGCCCGAAAGAAGGCTTGATAACAATCTGGAACCCAACAGACAAGCAG CAACATGAGCTGGCTGAGGGTCAGGCTTATTCCGTTGCAGGACTTGTACCTATTAATTCTGATGCAAATACCCTATACTTGCAAGCAAGGGGATCCACTACCAAATGGCAGCCTTTATCTTCCCAAGTAACCGAACACTTTAT TCGATTTCACAGTCCTCGCAAATCAGTCTTACTGTCGGGTTTGGGTGAGGTTCCACTTTCCAG TGAGTTTGATATTGCTGCGGTCGTAGTGTACGTGGGGGAGGTTTTTGCAGACCCTCACCAAAGGAAACAGTGGGTGTTTGTGACGGATGGCTCCATTTCCGAGTCACGGTCAGAGGAATTATCCAATTCTTTACTTGCCATCAGCTTCTGCTTATCAGATGTCGATGATTCATCATTTGCACCAGTCAACTCTAATCTTGCAGGATCCACG ATTGGTTTCTGTAATCTCATCAAGAGAGCGAAGGACCAAACGAATCATCTCTGGGTAGCAGAAGCTACAGAAAATTCAATCTACTTTCTAAATCTTGATCCTCCCCCTTGTTCTCACCTAAAAAATGCAGCTGCCTTAACGCAAAAATGGGCAATAATGTCGAGTTTG ACTTTGGATAAGCTTAGAGAgaaggttttatttattattggtgATTGTAAGGGCTAG